The region CATTATATTGCTATAGAAACTATATGAGAACATGAGCAACTGCAAATCTCAGAttcattttctagttttttcaTAATTTGTGTCATTTCTACATGCCTTGAATTTTAAGAATATTTGGTTGCTGACATGTACATTATGCTCTCATACACACTTTCTGCTAAATCTTATTTTACCTTCTGGAGCCAAAGATGGGGTACATGGCTGATGATTCTgagaagacaaaacacaaagtgtCATTACTTGTAagattaaaacctttttttttgtttatttgtttcaaaGCAGGTCTAACTTACCATTATCTGAACAGCCACTATTATTTGAAGTGCTGAGTTCACTGATGTCCAGCACCGTTTCTGAACCAGGATTGGCAGGTGTTTCCTACAACGTTTAAACATCAGCCATGTTTGATTATTAAGCTCAGTTAAGCGAGCTGAAATCATCCAGTTTGCAATGTGtcatttttcttattaatagttttataaaataaactattaatgAAGAAATCAAAGCATGTCGAGTTTAACCTGTGCCAGATTTGAACCAACATCCTTTTGTCAATTTTTATACACTGGTCTCACAGCTCCGATACAAAACTaacttttgtacattttgttcatTCCCCAAATGTACTCAGACTTTGAGATGTAGTGAGCCTTACCTGCTGATCTGTAGTTGAGATCAAGGATTTGACTGGTGAATGAGGTTTCCTGGTAACTGCCTTATTAACCTCAGTCGCCTGTGAGAGGCACTGAGAGCTCAAGGGCCGAGGCTGTGGCGTCTGTTCTGCACCCTGAGGTTGAGGATTTGGTTTAGGTTTGTTAATAAAAACAGCCTTGCGCACTGGAGAGTGATCTCTCTGTACTGGTGCTGTGCCTTTCCCCACTTCAGGTTTCTGAGAGGTGTCTTGTTTGGGCTTCGGTTTCGGAGTGTGAGGCTTGTACATGGACGCTGACTTTTTCCCGGTGCTGAAGAAAGCAGCGCCGATGACGATCCTGggtttgtttttggatttcaaACTACTGAATGTAATAGAGCTCTGCTTTTTTACTTCTACTTTGTTTGAGGATGAATCTGCTTTTGTCTTCCAGTTGGGTTTAGGTGTAAAGTAGCCCTTTAGGTTGGATTTCTGTGATCTCGCTTTCTCCCTCTTTTTAGGCTTTTTGGTTTTGACGTTTTCTACAGACGACACAGGAGGGCTCAGCTCACCTTCGTTTGAGGGAGGCGACTTGGTTTCCTTGAGCACTTTCCTCTCGAGAGGTGTGAGGTAAAGGGGTTTCTGTTTGCTGTAAAACGACCCTGCACCGAGCGTGGTTTTCAATGGTGACGCTCTTTTAGGAGGAGACTCCAACTTGGAAGTGCACAGCATCTTCCTGGGTGTTCTGGGAGAGCACGACGAGGAACGCAGCCTTTCAGGGGAATTCAGCAGGGACGGGCAGTTCTCCTTCAGCCTAATGGATGTTCTCTTTGAGGAAGTCTCCTGTCTCAGGGCTTTCTTTGGAGGATTACTATAAGGGATATTatacagtgttaaaaaaaaatgtttctacaCAAATTGTCAGAAACATTAGGAACCAATTAGATTAAAAAACTATATACacaatttttaatattatttaaaacacatttttatgtaaaaataggACGCACCTTTCAGCATTCGGAGAgcactgttttcttttctttgctgtgCTTTTTGACATTTTCATCTCACCTAAAGtataggggggaaaaaataaactttgaCTAATACAAAGAGCACAGGGATAGAACAAAATGAGTCACAACACGAATTAGCCACAAGATATCTAATTTTCTACTTTAACAGCAATGTTGAAATGTACTGCTagaacagacaacacaaacGTTTACACTAGTGATCTTTTTTTTAGTATCTGTTTTTCAGATATCAACAATAAAAGTTGAGAagtagatttaaaaagaaactcAAAGATCTCTGCGATGTCCTTAATCTCAACATCTTTGCCAAGTCACTACACTACAGGTCTGCTGTGAAATCTAAATTTTACTGGTCTACTGTGGaaattaaatgctttttttttgttgttgtttttgttttggaaaaGCTCCTTAGACTTTTATAGATATCATACAGGTCAAAAGATGTGTTGTTCAGGGATTTCACAAGGGACCACATAgctgtgtgtaatgtagagtcAAAGAAATTAAGATTTGTGCATCTTATCTAAggaaagaataagaaaaaaggGGAAATTTATGGTATGACATTAATTTAAACAAGAAATTGTGTCCTATTTGGCTCATGAGCCATCCTTGTTTTTGTCATATGAACAAAtctaagcttaaaaaaaaagctgttaatataaaatttaaagaaagataaagaaaaagaacagtAAAGTCTCCTCCACAATCCTGAATTTTAAGCGTCTAGTCAGAGGTTAAGAGTGTTGATTTAACtggaatttaatatttaataattacttagattattattattattaaggacATTTCTTACATCAGGtcctgataaataaacaaataaataaatacagtatgttcagCGACCTGTTTACTTCCACTGCAGATGAACCGAAGACAAAAACTGACTGTTGACGTCTTCTATAGGTGTTTAAgctatatatttacaaatattgtaCAGCaagtattgtgtatatatatatatatatatatatatatatatatatatatatatatatatattattataccaTTGTACAAACGTACAACACTGAAAAAAGATATTTATCTCCACAGGCGTCCGTTAAACTCTGAGGTAAAATGTTCAGCTGTAGCTACTAGCTAAGTAGCAAACATTGCGCGCGCGCGCAAATAACAACACCAATAAGCTAACAAACACACCGATGTGAAGCAGAATAAAAGTTTGTGTGCGTGGGAGAGatgataatattataaataggAAACACTTACTGTACTGATTCACTTGGTAAACTCGGTTCGttagagaaaaaacaaaccgCCTGTATGACAGACTCGCTGCTTTCTCACATGCGCGCGCTCGGACTATTCTGGCTTTTGAACCGCGCGCCAAACTCGGCTTTTGCGCCAGCGCGCGTGTGCATCTAGGACTTCCGGTTTGCTCATTTAAGTATAAAAGTCCTCAGTAAACGTGGAATACaacataaatatgaataaaaaggtAAACTACACCATTCCAAacctacaaaaaataaataaatgaaataaaaatggcaaaaacGATTAAATATATGTAACAAGAGAAAGTTAGCCATTAGTCTTTAAATGTGCAGTGTAATTAAACGTGACTTCGTGACTTTACGCGATATTACGCGATTCGTTTGGGAGTTCTTTGAATTCAAGAAATTtctcattttaaagaaaaataataaaaatataaataaataaatatggctGTGCAGTGTCGGAAATGACCTTATGTTTAATTCACATCCGGTGTCAGATTTGTCAGTGCTCCTAGCACGCTAGTTACTAGGTAATGCCGAAAGCGTGCGTTTACTATTTACTTTCACAGCTGTCTCTTTTTTAATCCGTGCTGTACTTTCTTCAATCGCGGAAACATGGTTTTCTACTTCACCAGCGCCAGTAAGTGCTGTTTTATGTCTGGACAGAAGCATTGGTGCGATCTGATAAAGACAATATTATTTATGCACCCGTATTCCTCTTAGTCCCGCATCCTTTGCTACGATTGGCTAATTCTCTCCGGTTCCGTGCTGCCAATGGCTAATAAAACTGTCTCGTTGACGCGCAGCTCAGAGGTATCAATTAATAACCAATCAGAACGGAGGAGGCGGGTTTTAGTGGCATATGAACAGGAAGAAATTTCGTATATTAGAAACATCATTacgtattattattaactaaaatAACAGGATAATTAAGATGGAAGATGTGTTCAATGACATTCATACGCTGTAGTTTTAGctcatttttagtttaaaaataaacctcTCTTATATATTAAGTGATAAATAATGTTCatggtgtgctgttataggaaattaaGCAATAGGTTCAATTGTGTTATAGTGAACATTCAACTGTCTAAAGAAGTAGGATTTGTGGATTAtgctggaaatgttttttttttccatcttgttTTCAGTTGTCACACCACCCTATACCATCTACATGGGGAAAGACAAATATGAAAGTTAGTGTTTGTTCTCTTACATGAACTTTTATGCTCCTCTTCTTTGATGGTTGTGCTTTAGTGATAACGATTTACTTTTCTCAACAGATGAAGATCTCATAAAATACGGCTGGCCTGAGGACATTTGGTAAGGAAACCGCAGTCTTAGAGTAGTAGAATTAAGAGCAAATACACTTACATAGCACACAGATTGATAAAATAGATTGAGCTctataattattggcaccccaatTCTTTTTTCACCACTCAAACAAGACCCTACATTTGCCATTTTGAATTGAGAATAGCAAAATTtctattacacacaaacataattgaAAAGTTTTCAGAAGACTGTTGCACAAAGATCCAGGAGGCTAAAATCTTCAACAAGAGAATGAGTCCAAACATACAACCAAATCAACAAAGCAGTAGTTACTGAAACACAGTGTTAATGGTTCTTGCAATGATAATCTCAGTCTCTGAATTTGAGTCGGATGAAAAATTAAAGAGGGAGATGACTTTTTCAAGATTCTTCATGTCTCAAGTTTGATAGACCCATAAGGGAAATATTAGGGGTACCAAGCATTAAATCTAAAACCTTAGTTTTCCAGTGTAAAGGATAAAGATTGTATTTATTCTGTGATCCCattcatttaaaggtggggtgcacggtgtttgaaaaatgcttcagaaaactgagtcgggcagactaacaaaacaaacgtgtagccaatgagcaggtGTGGGGTGTGTCTTCTCAATATGCAgtagagagagtgttcagtgcgcatgtctgacattagccaaaagcaattgaaacattgacatggcggatacctgcagttacctctgcctcgggttctaggtgttgaacgtcgtcttccgcgtgaaacagagctaaacctcttacggtacaacacacagtactacaaaaacacatttgacttgtattaccatagtattactcattgtatTGCATAGTATTGTActcatgtatgtgtggggcggagctatcaaaacaggggtgacacccatttgggttagaggcgtgtttgttttggtgatttcaaatgtcaacattggcttttaaacatcgtgcaccccacctttaaactcAACCTAAGCTAATTgcatgtgttgatgtgtgtattgtttttttgtaataattttgGATTTGACCCTAAATGGACTCAAGGCTGCCTATAAGTTTAAGTCACAATTGATGGTAATAAGgtttaaacaaaaatctgtgtttttgtaaacaACAATCCTATATTTTTGTGGTTCAGGTTTCACGTGGATAAACTATCCTCTGCACACGTTTACCTGAGAATGCCTaaggtacatttttttatttaggtgGCTATAAACAAAGCTCTGTATTTCTTGTTATTATagtaaacatttttaactttTGCATGAAAGGGGAAAACGATAGATGACATACCCAAAGAGGTCCTGATCGATTGTGCACAGCTCGTAAAGAACAACAGCATTCAAGGTAAatcttattataatttttatttagcaGAATAAACATTGAGTTACGTTTATCACGTGTTTCTATTTTTACGGATTGGTTCAAATACtactattgtattattattattatcaaatgttttgtttcaatATGCACGATTATGCAGCcgaaaatgataaaatatttcttgGGACACAAAGTTTCAGTAGCActgattttcttcattttcacatGACCAAGTATTTTCACAGCAATTCTGATTTTCAACGACACCcacaaaattacacaaaagacaaagcTCACAGagcaaaaaatgtcaaaatagcGACTAAGAGTGAAACAGCCCCTAAAGATAACATGCGCTAAATCTTCCAGTAATGCAGCTCTGCCACTGCAGCGTGTCAGGGTGCCAATTCTTTTGTCCCCATTGAATGTCCAGtctatttgttttggttttaaatatcAAATTCAAGTTTTATTTGTCTCATAGAGTAAAGAgtatagcaaaaataaataaataactaataatttgccttgctgttccaatatttttggagTTGGCTGTTTTCTTGTTGTCTattatttgttttggttttaattatagttaaaatttttattatagtttttttatttataataataattttataattataattttatagagagagagcattaTCTGTATATAAAAATTCAAGTAAATCATTTACAGTGATACATTTTTAAGCCAAACTCAGTAGGGTTGTCATTAATATCATGTTTCCTTGTGGTTTATGAATTACGAATGATGTCTACATAcatataacatacagtataaggtgAGCCGTTTTGCTCAAGGGTCTGTGACCTTGTGATATTCCTGGTATTTAAATTcacaatatttttattactaGAGTTTGCTGTTGTCTTCTCACTGACAGGCTGCAAAATGAACAACATCAACGTTGTTTACACATCATGGGGCAACCTGAAGAAAACTGGAGACATGGACGTGGGTCAGATTGGCTTTCATCGCCAGAAAGAGGTAAAGAGAACATGATGGAAAAGGGATCAGTTACCTCAAAAGAAGCTGACTGGTCAAGACATGACTTTTAATTATACACTGAAACTGTTTAGTTATTACAGCAAACCGATAAAAGTGAAATCGTTCAGTATCTGCCTCTGTAATAACACAAGTGATATTATGTATGTTGAACATGTTTGTGCCATTAACAGGTGAAAACTGTGGCtgtggaaaagaaaatcaaCGAAATCATCAATCGGCTCGAGAAGACAAAAGAAGAGAAGTACCCCGATCTCGCAGCAGAGAAAGAGTCTCGAGACAGAGAGGACCGGAACGAGAAAAAGGCTCAAATTCAAGACATAAAGAGACGAGAAAAGGAAGACATGAAGAGGAAAAAGGAGCAGGAGGAGTTAAGGTATCGCAAGGAATTTAGCATCAAAATGTTAAAGTAGTCAGTAAATCCTGAAGCCTGAAGTTAATATAAATCAGAGGATTTAGATTGAGTTCTATTTTAATGATGTGTAATTAAATGTGCAGCTTAAATTTGTTTCTTTAACAGGAATTATTCAGCACTTATGAAGAGTGAAAACATGACCACAAATGAGGTAGAactttcatttttctctctagtttgtgctcttttttttttttggtaatctTTGTTATCCAGATTAAAGAATATTAGTGCACATCTAAAACTCACTTGGGTTGATGTGAAAATTTTCAGTACTGGTATGATTGCTGtcaaaatatgtttaatatgcaGAAACGTTACCAAATTACATTATAGCATACTTTAAGTGAGGACTAAGCAACAGTGTCTGTGCTGTTGTAGGAGAATAATCAaggctcacactggagactccttccaaaatgtcaaataaaatatcTCTTTTAAAAACCTTATCTTCCTTattcacaataacacacatcGAAAATCGATTCATGGGGAACTGTGTATGTTGTAACTATAGGAACATATTTTAAGTCTGTGAGCTGCATTTCTAGTACATTAATCAATATCTTTTGACCAATCATTAACATTCCTGTGGATTATAATCTTTTAAATaagctgttaaataaatatgccGCTCAtgcttataaatataaagtcatgtccaaaagtattggaaccaCAAggcaaatatacatataaaaaggAAAGACTTGGCCTTgatgttccaatatttttggagTTAATGGTTCTCTCTGTTGTCTAATTATTTGTTGGTAGCCTAATAAATGCAGGTCCTACATAGTTTTATTAATGATCATTTTGAGTCCTGACAGTGTGGTGTGACTTAAACTGGTGTGCATAATACGCAAGCTTTATATGCAACATCTAACCTTTTACGATCTGCCTTTTTTACAGGATGGTAACGATTCTGATGATTTTATGTAACTGGAAACATAAAGATCTGCAGAGCAGACCTGACATCTTAAACCATATGCATGCTCCGAGGAAGGCCACAGGGTTTGCTGTTATGGAGGAACTTGCTTTCTGTGCATCTTAAACACTACctgtgccaagaaaacattttgcTTGGAACAAATCATCTTGGAGCAAATTTACCAATGGCTTCTTAAAAACACCAAACAAGAAAAAGCAACGTCTGGTGTTGCAGTGCTGTTCATGAAtcaagaaacttttttttttctcagtatcTTTGCTGATTTTTCTACAGTGCAAattgtcattttcattttttgtttcagtGGAATGGAATTGCACGGTTTTATTATACCTTAACTGATCCTGCAGCAGTGATAAATTTCTTATCAGTTTTTTTCCATAACAGGGCTTGGATGCTGGTCTGTCATGGATTGTATAGATTTATGTGCTTTAACTCTTGACTCAAGACTCTTATTTTCTTGAAACGTGAAGAGTGCCAGATGCTAATTCAAGCCTACTGACAGTGTTATATATGTATGCCAGCCCTGATtcatttctagtttttttttttttgattgcaaTAAATCTTAAACCACATACCTTTCCTTCTTCAGTGGTTGATTAGAAATGTTATAGGTAACAGATTGGTTATCTTTGAAGCAGTTTGTTTTATAGCTACTGCACTTGATGAGTAAAAAGCAGTCAGACGCTAAAGTCTGTCCACTTTTAAGAAAGCACTTGTCAGGGTTCACGTACCTGGAGTTTTGTTTGTAACATCCTGTTGTTCCATagctttttgttctttgttaatAATATATCTATTACATCAATAACATGTACAGGTTATAGATTGTTAGATTATAGATAATGTATCCAAATCAGACATGTACATGGAATTTGTCTTTAGACTTTACTGTACTGagacaggaaaaaataaacaatttgccTTGAAGGTACACTTTCAGACATAAAACGATGACAC is a window of Tachysurus vachellii isolate PV-2020 chromosome 3, HZAU_Pvac_v1, whole genome shotgun sequence DNA encoding:
- the ccdc25 gene encoding coiled-coil domain-containing protein 25; translation: MVFYFTSAIVTPPYTIYMGKDKYENEDLIKYGWPEDIWFHVDKLSSAHVYLRMPKGKTIDDIPKEVLIDCAQLVKNNSIQGCKMNNINVVYTSWGNLKKTGDMDVGQIGFHRQKEVKTVAVEKKINEIINRLEKTKEEKYPDLAAEKESRDREDRNEKKAQIQDIKRREKEDMKRKKEQEELRNYSALMKSENMTTNEDGNDSDDFM
- the esco2 gene encoding N-acetyltransferase ESCO2, with the protein product MKMSKSTAKKRKQCSPNAESNPPKKALRQETSSKRTSIRLKENCPSLLNSPERLRSSSCSPRTPRKMLCTSKLESPPKRASPLKTTLGAGSFYSKQKPLYLTPLERKVLKETKSPPSNEGELSPPVSSVENVKTKKPKKREKARSQKSNLKGYFTPKPNWKTKADSSSNKVEVKKQSSITFSSLKSKNKPRIVIGAAFFSTGKKSASMYKPHTPKPKPKQDTSQKPEVGKGTAPVQRDHSPVRKAVFINKPKPNPQPQGAEQTPQPRPLSSQCLSQATEVNKAVTRKPHSPVKSLISTTDQQETPANPGSETVLDISELSTSNNSGCSDNESSAMYPIFGSRRAQKKHSLSSPLNCSTPSAGTPSLLVKERSSRRKKEVKKQNDDQQLVIDAGQKQFGATTCHSCGMLYSVDSPEDNFQHTQFHQRFLDTIKFVGWKKERVVAEFWDGKIILVLPDDPKYATKKAEDVRRIADSELGFQQVNLSSPSAAKTYLFINSDKMVVGCLVAEPVRQAFRVLEQPEKMKDMTKEDFMEHHRAWCCSTVPEKAICGVSRIWVFSLMRRKGIATRLLDTVRGSFMYGSPLTKVEIAFSDPTPDGKLFATKYCGTPTFLVYNFIG